GAGCAGGACAGCCAGCAGCGCCGCCAGCACGGGGCGCGGGGGGCGGGAACGGGACATGGCGTCATGCTACGCCGCGCTCCTCCTTCCATACCTTGCGCTCCGTGACCTTTGGGGCGGAATCCGGCAGGAAGAGCCGCCTGTTTCCTCAGCGTTCCGTCAGCCTGCACCCGTATGCTGGGGCCATGCGCACCGCATTTCTGCTCGGCTCGTTGGCCCTGGGGCTCAGCGCCTGCACCGTCTCCGTCCGGTCGAACGCCGGTCTGGTGGGGGGCAACCTGATTGCGAACGTGCGTCCCGACCGGGGCGAGGGCGGCAGCTACTTCGTGGGCGATCCCGTGCGCATCGCCGTCACCACGCGCGCCGCCGGGTACGTGACGCTGGTGGCCCTCCAGCCCAACGGGTTCGCCAGCACCCTGGTCCGCAACGTCTACGTGAACCCCGGCACCACCGTCTTTCCCCGCCCGCAAGACGGCGTGACCTACAACGTGGCCCCGCCGCGCGGTCTCCAGCGCGTCCGGGTGATCTTCACCCGCGTGCGGCCGACCTCGGACATCGTGCTCAGCGGCGTGTACAGCGGTGAGCGCCTGAATCTCGCCACCAACCAGTACCTGACCCCGTACGCCCCCGCCGACCGGGACGTGCAGGAGACGTACTTCTACATTCGGTAAGTCGCCAGCTTCCAGCGACCAGCCGCCAGCCGTTCACGCGCGGCTGGTTTTTCTTTACGCTGGGGCGCATGAGTCTGACCTTTGCCGAGGCGAGTGAACGGGTGGACGCCTACATCTCCCAGTTCGAGGAGGGGTACTTCCCGCCCCTGCTGATGCTCGCCCGGCTGACCGAGGAGACCGGGGAAATCGCCCGCGTCCTGGCCCACCAGCACGGCAAGACGCCCAAGCCCGGCGAGGAAAGCGGCGACCTGGAGATGGAACTCGCCGACCTCCTCTTCGTGATGGTCTGCCTCGCCAACGAGCGCGGCCTGAGCCTGGAGCGCGGGTTCACGCGGATGATGGAGAAAGTCGAGACGCGCGACGCGACCCGCTGGACGAAAAAGCAGCCCGGCGAGTGACGGCGCCGGGGTAGGCTGAGCCGTGCCCGACCCCTCCTCAACGGACCCCCGGTATCCCCTCGGCCCGATGCCCCAGCCCCTCACGCTCACGCCGGAGGAGCGGGCCGAGGCCGTCGCCGCCATCCGCGCCCTGCCCGGCGAACTGCGCGGCGCCGCCCTGGGCCTCTCCGCCTCCCAACTCGACACCCCGTACCGCGAGGGGGGCTGGACGGTGCGGCAGGTCGTCCACCACGTCGCCGACAGCCATATGAACGCCGTGGTGCGTCTCAAACTCGCCCTCACCGAGGACCGCCCGACGATCAAGCCCTACGAGGAGGGGCTGTGGGCCGAACTCGCCGACATGCGGCTGCCCCTCGAGCCGAGCCTCGACCTGCTCGACGGACTGCACACACGCTGGGCGGCGGTGCTTGCGAGCCTCACCCCGGAGGACTGGACGCGTGAATGGACCCACCCGGAGCACGGGCACACCTTCACGGTGGACACCCTGGGGGCGATGTACGCCTGGCACGGGCGGCACCACATCGCGCACGTCACCGGGCTGCGGCTGCGGCAGGGCTGGTAATCCGTGCAGTACGACCAGAGGTTCGACGTGCCCGTGACGTTGCGTTCGGCGGGTGTGGTCGTGATCAACGACCGGGACGAGGTGCTCCTCGTCTGCGAGCACAAGCCGGGCAGCCGGGGCCTGTGGCACATCCCCGCCGGAGGGGTGGAAGAGGGCGAGAACCCGCAGGACACGGCGGTGCGGGAGGCGTACGAGGAGACGGGCCTGACCGTGCGGCCCGTGGGGCTCCTCAATACCCTCCTGGGCCGGATGCCCGACGGCCCCCTCATCCTGCGTTTCGCGTGGCTGGCGGAGGTCGTGGGCGATGCGGACGCACCCGCCCCCTTGCCTGCCTTCGCCGGAGAGGTCAAGAAGGCCCGCTTCTTCACCCGCGGCGAGTTCGACGGGCTGTACGACCGGGGAGCAATCCGCATGTACCACACAAGGGTTTTCGTGGACACGGCGTACGCGATGCGGGAGGCGAGGGGAAAGGCGGGAGCCTGAGCCGCCCGTCTCTTAACCTCTCTGGCTTGGCTGACGGCTGACCGCTTTACTCGTACCCCAGTTCCCGCAGCGCCTCCTCGTCCTCGCGCCAGCCGGGGATCACGATGACCTCCAGGCCCAGGAAGACCTTGCGGTTGAGGAAGACTTCGAGCTGCTTTCTCGCCGCCTGGCCGATCTCGCGCAGTTGCTTGCCGCCCGCGCCGATCACCATGCCCTTGTGGGCGTTTTTCTCGACGACGATCTCGCCCTCGATGCGGACGAGGCCGTCCTCGCGCTCGGTCCAGCCGTTCACGCGGGTGGCGACCGAGTAGGGCAATTCCTCGCGCAGCTTCTTCATCGCCTCCTCGCGGATGATCTCGGCGGCCCACTGCTCGCGCGTCTGGTCAGACGCCCCCGAGTTCGGGAAGAAGAAGGGATTTTCGGGCAGCACGTCGAGTAGTTGCTCGCGCAGCGTGGCGACCGCCGCCGGGTTGTTCTGCGCGCTGAGCGTCGTCTCCTGCGTCTCGCCCGTGCGGCCCTCCAGCAGCGCCCGGTAGAGCTTCATCGCCTCGTCGGGGTACTTGGCGGCGTCCGTCTTGTTGCCCACCAGGAAAAGGGGCTTGGGAAGGTCACGCACCTGCCGGGCGACGAGTGCGTCCTCGTCTGAGGGGGGGCGGCGCAGGTCCACGACCCAGAGGATGGCGTCCACGTCGGCGAGTGCCCCCTGGACCTCCTGGTTCATGTACTTGCCCAGGGCGTCTTTGGGCTTGTGCAGGCCCGGCGTGTCCACGAAGACGATCTGCCGGGTCTCGGTCGTGTAGATGCCGCGCACGCCGCGCCTCGTCGTCTGGGGGCGCGGGCTGGTGGGGGCGACCTTGGTGCCCAGAAAGGCGTTGAGCAGCGTGCTCTTGCCCACGTTCGGCTTGCCGATGATGGCGACGAAGCCGCTGTGTGTGTCATGGGAGGTGGTCGCCTCGCCGGATTCGGGGGAGGGCATGGGGTCGGTCATGGGGGAGATTGTCTCACGGGGGAGGAGGGGCAACCGTGCCGGGCGGGGCCGCTCCTCACTTCCTGCGCGCCTGCACGCCCCCGATGATCCGGGTCATCACGCCGCGCGGCAGGAGGCGGGGCGCGAGCGTCTGGAGCCGGTTGAGCCGCCCCGGCACGACGACCGCCTGCCCGGAGAGCATGGCCTCCACCCCCTGCCGGGCGACCTCCCCGGCACTCAGCATGGTGGCGCGGGCGGGACCCTGGAGCAGCCGACTCTGCCCCAGCTTGGCGGTGTCCTGAAAACCCGTCTCGACCGGGCCGGGACAGAGGGCGGTGACCGAGACGCCCGTGCCGCGCACTTCCTCGTTCAGGGCTTCCGACAGGCTGAGCACGTAGGCTTTGGTCGCGTAGTACACGGCCATCAGCGGCCCCGGCTGGAAGGCGGCGGTGCTGGCGACGTTGAGCACCCGGCCCCGGCGGCGCTCCACCATGCCGGGCAGGAAGCGGCGGCTCAGGTCGGTCAGGGCGACGACGTTCACCTGCACCATCCGCGCGATCTCACCGGGGTCCTGGGTGTGGAACTCGCCGTAGCCGCCGAAGCCCGCGTTGTTGACGAGCAGGTCCACCGTCAGCCCGCGCGAGGCGAGTTCGCCCTCCAGCCACGCGCCCGCGCCCGGCCGGGTCAGGTCGAGCGCAAGGGGGAGGGCGTGGACGCCGTGCCGGGCTCCCAGCTCGTCGGCCAGCGCCCGCAACTGCTCCTCGCGGCGGGCCACCAGGATCAGGTTCGCGCCCCTGGAGGCGAGGTGCCGGGCGATCTCCTCGCCGATGCCGCCGCTCGCGCCGGTGACGAGGGCGGTCGGGGGGCCGGGCCGGGGGGTGGGGGCCGTCATGGGTCCATCGTGGGGCCGGGCCCCCGTGAACGGCATCAGAACAGGAGCGGCCTGCCTTTAGACCCACTTCACCGTCGCCCCCGCCGCCGGAACACATCGCCCCGCCTCCCCGTACTCTGGGGCATGACGACTCCTCCCTCGCCCGTCCAGGCGACGCTCACCGACATGTTCTCGCAGAGTTCGACCGTCCTCACCCGGCCCGGGCCCCAGACCTTCGAGCTGTTCGAGCGGCGGGGCGGAACCCGGCAGGCCTTTCTCTACGTGCTGCTGGCCGCGCTCGTCTCGGCCGTCATCGCCGCGATCTTCGCGCCCTTCCACGCGGACACCACCGTGATCGGGCAGTTCATCACCCGCCTGATCCTGATCCCCCTCCAGTTCGCCGTGTTCACCGGGGCGGTGTACCTGATCGGTAAGCACCTCTTCCGGGGCACCGGCACCTATCCGGAGGTGGCCTACTCCTTCGCCCTCTTCTTCGTGCCGCTGAGCATTCTCGGCACCGTGCTGGGCATCATTCCCATCCTGGGCTGGCTGGTCGGCATCCTGATCTCGGCCGCGATGATCTTCTACGGCTTCCTGGCGGTGGGGTCGAGCATGAACCTGCACGACGCCACCAAGGCCGCCGTCACGCTGATCCTCTCGGGGATCGCGTACTGGGCAGTGGGCGGCCTGCTGCTGGGACTGGTCCTCGCGCCCTTCACCCGTTAGAGCCAGTCACACGGGGGGTGGCCGCTTGACGGCCCTTTCCCCGAACGGAGCGGGCGACGACCAGAGGGGCACAGGCGGTGGGGGAAACCACGCCTGTGCCCCTCGCGCGGTCCGTCAGCGGGCGCCGTACACCCGCACCTCCACGTCGAGTTCCCCGCGCCCGCCGCCGTAGTAGGTGCCGCGCACGGGGGAGACGTCGCTGTACTCGCGCCCGTGACCGATCTTGACGTGCCGCTCGCGGGCGAGGCAATTGTTGGTGGGGTCGTAGCCCAGCCAGCCGAAGCCGGGCAGGAAGCACTCGACCCAGGCGTGGGTCGCCTCCGCGCCCACCAGCTCGCCGCCCGAGTACAGGTAGCCGCTGACATACCGCCCCGGAATGCCCAGCCCCCGCACGATGCCCAGCATCGCGTGGGTGAAGTCCTGGCACACCCCGCGCCCGTGGGTGGCGAACTCGGCGAGGGGCGTGCTCACCGTGGTCGCCCGCGTGTCGTACCGGAAGCGGCGATAGAGCGTGGTGGTGAGGTCCATCAGGAAGCCGGGGAGGTCGTCGCCGGAATCGGGCGTGGCAACCCCGAAGACTGCCGCCCAGTTCCCGGCGGGCACGCGCGGGCTGGCGACGAGGAACTCGGTGTGGGCTCCGCACGCGCCCCGCAGGGCGCCGAAGGAGATCGGCGGGGGCGGGGGCACGGGGTGGGTGTCCACGATGGCCTGGGCCTCGATCTTGAGGGTGGTGTGCGGCTCGTGGACGTGGACGTGGTGGACGATGGCCCCGAAATAGTCCTTGTACGAGGCGATGTCGGCCTCGGGCTCGACGGAGAGGTGAAACGAGCGCACGCTCTGGCGCGCCTCGCGGGACGGGTGCAGCCGCACCTCGTTGAAGGAGTCCCAGGCGGGTTTGGGGTAGCGGTACTCGGTGATGTGGCGGATTTCGCAGCGCATGGACGAATAGACCCTCAGCCCGGGCAGTCTGACAGGAGGGGGCGGCAAGAACGTGACGGCGTGCTCAGCCGGGCTGAAGAAACGCCGGGGCGGGGGCGGCTCATTCCTGCTGGAAGTACGCCGCGTTGATCGCCGCGCCCACCCGGTTGATGTCGCCCAGCAACTCGTCCAGGCCCGGGTCCTCCCGCTCCAGAATGTCCTCCACGCCCGTGAATTGAAGCCGGGCGACCAGCCAGCGCGAGAGGCGCAAGATCTCGGGGTGCGCGCCGGGATGCCAGCGGTCAATCTGCGTGAGGGCGTCGTGCAGGTTCTCGGCGCTGTAGCGCACGCTGCGCGGGAAGTATTCGTCGAGCAGCAAGAACTCGCCGATGCGGGCGGGGTCGATGCCGCTGTGCACTCGCTTGCGGTAGGCCTCGTAGGCGCTCGCCCCCTTCAGGACGCTCACCCAGCGCTGGTCTTGCACCGCGCGCTGCGCCGGGTCGCCCTGCGCCTGCCCGTCCAGCACCCGGTAGTGGGTCTGGAGCACGCGAATCACGTTGTCCCCGCGTTCGAGCATCTGCCCGGCGCGCAGGAAGGACCACCCCTCGTCGCGTGGGAGGGTGGCGAAGGCAATTCCGAAGAAAAACTGCGAGGCGTCGCGCGCCGAGGCGCAGAACTCGAAGAGCCCGTCGCTGTCGATGACCCCCTCGTTCTGGAAGCAGACGTTGAGGTAGGTGCGGTTGAGGGCCTCCCACATCTCCGAGGGGATGCGGTCGCGCAGGCCCCGCGCGTTCTCGCGGGCGCGCAGCACACTTGAGGCGATGCTCGCCGGGTTGCCCTGGTCAAAGGCCAGCCACGCGCTGACCGAGCGGGCGTCCACCCGACCGTACTTCTCGCGCAGCCGCCCCTCGCCCCCCGTCAGCTCGAGCAGGGGCGCCCAGTGTTCGCGCATCCGCCCCGTCATCTCCAGGGTGGCGTAGTAGTTGACGTTCAGCAGCCGGGCGGTGTTCTCCGCGCGCTCGACATACCGCCCGATCCAGAACAGGTTCTCCGCGAGGCGGGAAAGCAGCAGCATTCAGCGGTCCTCCCCTTGGGTGGTGTCGAGTTCGTCCTTTTCCAGTTCCTGCTGGAAGGAGTGCTGGCCGGGCGCGTCCGGTGGCGGCGGGGTGCCGACCGACGGTGCGCCCTGCGTCTGGCTCTGGGTCTGGGTGCCCCCGCCCGACTGAGACTGACTCTGGCCCTGGGTCTGGGCGCCGCTCGACTGAAACTGGCTCTGCGTGGAGGTCCCCGGCTCGAAGCCCCCCTGGTACTGGCTTTGCGCCTGGACGTTCATCGGCGCGCTGCCGTGCATGAGCTGGCTCATCCCCTGCGGGGTCGCCCGCCCGTCGTGGTCGAGGACCCAGGTGTCCTTGCTCCCGCCCCCCTGGCTGGAATTCACGACGAGGGAGCCCCGCCGCAGCGCCACCCGCGTCAGCCCCCCCGGCACGATGGTGACCTCCTGCCCGCACAGGATGTAGGGCCGCAGGTCCACGTGCGCGGGCTCGAACTCGCCCGAATCGGGGTAGAAGGTGGGGTGGCGGCTGAGGCCCACGACGGGCTGGGCGATGAACTCGCGCGGCGCGGCGCGCACCTTCACGAGGTACGCCTCCACCTCCTCGCGGGTGGCGTAGGGCCCCAGCAGCATCCCGTACCCGCCCGCCTCGCCGACGCCCTTGAAGACGAGTTCGTCCGCGTGGGCGAGCATGTACTCCAGGTGATCCGGGTTCCAGCCCAGGTAGGTGGGGACGTTGCCGAGCAGGGGTGCCTCGTTCAGGTAGTAGCGGATCATCTCGGGCACGTAGGCGTACACGGCCTTGTCGTCTGCCACCCCCGTCCCGATGGCGTTGGCGACGGCGACCCGGCCCTGGCGGTAGACCTCGACGAGCCCGGCGACCCCCAGCGCCGAGTCGGGCCGGAAGGTCAGCGGGTCGAGGAAGTCGTCGTCCACCCGGCGGTAGATCACGTCCACCTGCCGCCGGCCCCCGGTGGTGCGCATCCACACCCGCCCGGCGTCCACGAAGAGGTCGCGGCCCTCGACGAGTTCGACGCCCATCTGCTGGGCGAGGTAGGCGTGCTCGAAGTAGGCGGAGTTGTACATTCCCGGCGTGAGCACCACGACCGTCCCGTTCTCGCGCGGGCTGAGCGACTGGAGCAGGTGCAGGAGGGCGGTCGCGTAGTGCCCGACCGGGCGCACCCCCTGTCCCCGGAACATGCCGGGGTAGATGCGCGTCATCGCCTGCCGGTTGGCGAGGAGGTACGACACCCCGCTGGGCGAGCGTAGGTTGTCCTCCAGCACGAGGTACTCCCCGTGTTCGTCGCGGATCAGGTCGGTGCCGACGATGTGGGTGTACAGGCCGAGGGGCACCTTGATCCCGTGGACCTCGCGGCGGAAGTGGGCCGAGGTGTAGACGAGCTCACTGGGGATCACCCCGTCGCCGAGAATCTGGGCCTGGGAATAGATATCGCCCAGAAAAGCGTTCAGCGCCCGCACCCGCTGGGTGAGCCCGGCCTCCAGGTGGGCCCACTCCGAGGCCGGGATGACGCGCGGCACGGGGTCGAAGGGGAAGGTGCGCTCGGTGCCCTGCGCGTCGCCGTACACGGTGAAGGTGATGCCCTGGTTGCGAAAGGCGAGGTCGAGGAGGCGGTGCCTGCGCCCGAACTCCTCGACCCCCTGCGCGGCGAGGTACTCCCGGATGCCCTGGTAGTGGGGCCGCACCGTGCCGCCTGGCGTCACCATCTCGTCGAAGAACCTGCTGCCCGGCTCGTACTTCATGCCCCCGTCTCCTTCCCTGGGGCGCGGCCCCGGACGATGCCCCAAGATAACGAACTGCCCAGCCCGGGGAAGGCGGCGATCAGACAGGCCCCCATGACCCCACGTCCTACACTGCCCCCTATGACCCGACATCAGGAGCCCCAGGACAAGACCCTGCACCCCGACGACCGCGCGAGGCTCGATCAGGTCTTCATGCAGGTCGTGCTCGACGTGCAGGCGCAGGTGCAGCAGACCCGGCCCGCTCAAGCCGGCACCCTCGCCGCGATGTTCCACAAGGAGACCGTCTCCGACGCCCTGCAAGGCTGCGCGGTGCTGATCGCCGGGTGGAACGAGAACCGGGTGGACGGGGCGGGCGTGACCCGCGCGGCAAAAGCCCTGCGCAGCCTGGGGCTGGAGGACCTCGCGCAGAGGGTCGAGCGGCTGCGGGGTATTGACGAAGCCTGAAGGAAAACCTCCCGGCGGGGAAGCTCTGTGGGCCCTTCCACAAAGGGCGGCGGCGGGCTTTGACACAGTGAACCTTACTCCGGGGGAGTACGCCGCCCAGCCTGGCTGCACGGAACAGGGGCCGGGTGCGCGGGGACCGACAGTTCGGGCGGGAACTCCGCCCCGGCTCCGCGCGGCAAGGGCTAGACCCGGACAGGACGCCGCCCGGGCTCCTGTTCGCGTCTGGCCCTCCCGATGGGCTGGGGGCCGTGACGGAAACCTGGGCGGGGGTCCGGAAGGGCAACTCCCCCGATGGAAGTTCTGATGACCCTGTGGCTCGGCAAACCCGCCTGGATGTGGGGGGTGTTTCTCACGCTCGTCACGGCCCTGCTCGCCTTCGACCTCGGGGTGCTGGGCCGAAAGCGGGCGAAGGGCGGCTCTCAGGAGATCGGCGTGGCCGAGAGCCTGCGGCTGAGCGTCTTTTACATCGCCATCGCGCTCGCCTTCGGCGGCTGGGTGTGGCTCAGCCTGGGGGCGGAGAGCGGGCTGGCGTACTTCACGGGCTTCGCGGTCGAAAAGGCCCTCGCCCTCGACAACGTGTTCGTGATCAGCGTGATCTTCGCGGCGCTCGCCGTGCCCCGCCACCTCCAGCACCGGGTCCTCTTCTGGGGCATCCTCGGCGTGATCGTGCTGCGCGGCGTCATGATCGGGCTGGGCGCGGCCCTGGTGAGTAACTTCGACTGGATCATGTGGGTGTTCGGGGCGTTCTTGCTGCTGACCGGCGTGCGGCTGCTGTTCGTGAAGGGGGGCCATGAGGCGCCCAACCTGGAGCGGCACCCCGTCGTGCGTATGTTGCGCCGCGTCATGCCGATCAGCCCGAAGCTCGACGGCGAGAAGTTCGTGACCCGGCTGCCCGACGCCGCGGGCCGGGTGCGGCTCCACGCCACGCCGCTGCTGCTCGCCCTGCTGCTGGTCGAAGCCGCCGACCTCGTGTTCGCGGTGGACTCGATTCCGGCGATCTTCGCCATCACCCAAGACCCCTTCATCGTCTACACGAGCAACATCTTCGCCATCCTGGGCCTGCGCGCCCTGTACTTCGCCCTCGACGCCCTGATCCACCGCTTCCAGGCGCTCAAGCCCGCGCTGGCGCTGGTGCTCGTCTTTATCGGCGGCAAGATCTTTTACAACCAGTTCTTCGGCAAGCTCGACCCGGCGATCAGCCTCGGCGTGACGCTCGCCATCCTGGCCGGGGGCGTCCTCGTCAGCCTCTGGAAGACGCGCGGGGAGAGGGCGCGCCCCGCCGCGTAGCGCGGCCGGGAAGGGTCCCCGTCCTCACCCCCCCTGGCCTCCGGGGTGCTCCACCCAGAGGTTTTCTTCCACGTAGAGGCCCCGGTCCAGTGCCCGGTCGATCCGGACGAGGTTGAGGGCCTCCGGAACGGCGTACTCCCCGCTCACCGGAAAGACCATTCCCGTCCACCGTTCCCACTCGGCGACCGTCCCCTCGACCACCATCGACCGTTCGGCGGGACCCAGGACGGTGGCGCCCAGCCGCTGGTGGGTCCGAATCCAGGGATCGGTAGAAAGACCGTCGGGCCGCGTCCACCGGGCATATTCCGCCATCGGGACGTGTGGGAAGCGGTGCTTCGCGGTCGGCCGCAGCGGAGCGACGACGCGCTCCAGCCCCCGCCCGTGGGCCCGCCCCGTCAACGCCCGGAGCACCCGGGTCGCCAGGCCGCGTCGGTCGTCGGTCACGGCCACCGCCGCCGCCATGAAACAGAAGGTGTTGGGCCGACTGCCCGCCCCGTGTTCGGTGACCGAGCGGACGAGCGCGTCGTCGTAACCGGAGGGAAGATCCTCCGGGGAGCCGTCCCAGGCGAAGGGCACGCCCCACCCCCCGGCCACCACCCGGTTCTCCTCCAGCAGCAGAACGTTGTAGGCGGGGAAAAGGGCGTGCACCCGGTCCATGTACCTCGGCGGCACCGCGTCGTGGAAGATGAATTCGGGCCACCGCTCGCGGAAGGCCGCTGCGGCCTCGTCCTAGAGGTCGGGCCGCTCGGAGGTCGTCACCACCCGCAGGGGGTCGGGAGCGTGAGGTGGGGGCCGGGTCACGCCTCCTCGGCCCTCAGCGACCGCTGCGCTTCCCGGTCGGCCTGCGCAACTCTGTCGGCCTGTCCCAGCGCCCCCCACTCGTCGGGGCCGCCGCCAAGCTGGGGGGTGAGGCCCCGCAGGTAGGCGGCCTGCGCGATCAGGTACGCGGTGAGCGGCGTGGTCAGGAACTGGAAGAGCAGCACGGCGGCGAGCCGGGTAAAGGCCGCCGAGTCGGCGAGCTCGAAGGCCACCCCCAGGAAGATGCCCGCCGACCCCAGCGTCACGAGCTTGCTGCTCGCGTGCAGCCGCGCGTACAGGTCGGGAAAGCGCACCACCCCCACGGCGGCGGTCAGCACGAAAAACGCCCCGATCAGGATCGGGATGTCCCGCCAGGGGTGGAAGTCAGCCACGCCCGCCCCCGGGTGAGGCCGGAGCGGACGGCGGAGGGCGGACGGCGGAAGGCAGAAGGCCCTCTCCCGCTGACGGCTGACGGCTGACGGCTGACAGCTTCACCGCATCACCCGCCCCACCAGCAGATACCGCGTCAGCGCCACCGTGGACAAAAAGCCCAGCAGGCTGAGCACGATGGCGGCGTCGAGCGTGACGAGCAGCCGGGTCTTGACGGCGATCAGGGTGAACAGCACGACCAGATTCACGCTCAGGAAGTCGAAGGCCATGATGCGGTCGCCCCAGGAAGGCCCGCGCAGCACGCGGTAGGTGACGAGCAGGACGGACAGGGTGACGATGCCGAGCGCGAGATCAACGATCATGGGCCTCCACCTCCAGGCGGGGGGGCGTGGCGAGCAGGACACGCAGCAGCCGCTCTTCCACCCTCAGGATGGACTCGCGGGCGGTCCGGGCGTCGGGGGTCCCGATGGCGTGGGCGTACAGGACGCGGCGGTCGGCGTTGAACCCCAGCACGACGGTGCCGGGCATCAGGCCGATGGTGGCGGCCAGGAACGTCAGCGCACCCTCCCCCCGCAGCCGCAGCGGCACGGCCACGATCATCGGATTCAGGGGCGGGTGGGGCCGCAGGGCGAAGACGGCCACCTGCACGTTCGCCAGCGTGAGTTCGCGCAGGAAAAAGCCCACGAAGCCCAGCCCGGCCAGCACGCGGCGCACGTACTCGTGGGTGGCGAGGGCGCGCGGAAAGACGCTCAGGATGGCAAAGCCCAGCAGGAAGCCGACGCTGAGTTCCCGCAGGTTGACGGCCCCGGCGAAAAGCGCCCACACCCCGGCGAGGAGAAAGTTGAGGGTCAGCCCCCTCATGGTCCGTCCTCCTCCCCGGTCGGCGCGGGGGGAATGACCACGGGCCCGTCCCCCAGCACCCCCCGGATATAGCGCGCGTTGTCGCGCAGCTCGGCGGCGGTGGCGTCCGCCCGGGCGAACAGCGGCCCGGCGAAGAGGCTCAGGCCCGCCACGAGCGCGCAGGCGGCGTAGGCGGCGGCGTGCAGGGCCCGGGGCACGCGGTAGACCGGGAGCCAGTTCGGGTGCTGGCCCCAGAAGAAGCCGCGCCACACGTTCAGCATCGCGTACAGGGTGATCAGGCTGCTCAGCAGGGCGCTGAACACCGCCACCAGGGCCAGGGGCGAGCCCTGCGCGAGCCCCGCCCGCACGAGCGCGTACTTCGCCACGAAGCCCCCGCTGGGGGGCAAGCCCGCCACCGTCAGCGCGCACAGCAGGAAACACCCGGCGAGCAGCGGCAGGAAGTCGAGCATCCCCCGCACCCGCACCAGCCGCGAGCCGCTCGCCCGCTCGGCCACGCCCGCGATGGAGAAGAGGGCCGTGGTCACCAGCACGCTCACCGCGAAGTACCCCACGCTCGCCCGCAGCGCCTCCTCGGTGCCCACCCCCAGCCCGAAGGCGAGGTAGCCCACCGAACTCACCACCAGAAACGACAGGATGCGCCGCCACTCCCGCTGCGAGGCCGCTCCCAGCGCTCCGTAGAGCATCGTCACCGTGCCGAGCAGCAGCAGCAGCGTGTTCGTCACCGCCGCCTCCTGACTGAAGACGGTCGTAAAGACCCTCAGGAGGGCGTAGACGCCGACCTTCGTCAGGACCGCCGCGAAGAAGGTGCCCACGGCGGGCGGCAGCGCGGGGTAGGTGCCCGGCAGCCAGAAGCCCAGCGGGAACAGCGCCCCCTTCGCCGCGAAGACCACGAGCAGCAGCACCCCGACGGCGGTGACGGTCGGGTTGGGCCCCAGCTCTGCCGACCGCCTGGCGAGGTGGGCGAAGTTCAGCGTGCCCAGCACCCCGTACGCGAGTCCGCACGCGACGACGAGCAGGGCCGAGGCGGCGAGGTTCATCACGATGTAGCGGAAGCCCTCGCGCAGCTGCTCGCGGGTGGACCCCAGCACCGCGAGCGCATACGAGGCCACCAGCATCACCTCGAAGGCCACGAACAGGTTGAAGAGGTCCCCGGTCAGGAAAGACATCTGCACCCCCGCGAAGAGAAACTGCATCAGCGCGAGGAGGTGGTGCTTCTCGCGCACCGGGTCGGGGTCGGCGGCGGCCTGCCACACGGCGAGCACGGCGCTCACGGCCCCCAGCACGCTCACCCACGCGGCGAGGCGGTCGGCGGTCATCACGATGCCGAACGGGGCGGGCCACC
This region of Deinococcus aestuarii genomic DNA includes:
- a CDS encoding Na+/H+ antiporter subunit E, whose translation is MRGLTLNFLLAGVWALFAGAVNLRELSVGFLLGFAILSVFPRALATHEYVRRVLAGLGFVGFFLRELTLANVQVAVFALRPHPPLNPMIVAVPLRLRGEGALTFLAATIGLMPGTVVLGFNADRRVLYAHAIGTPDARTARESILRVEERLLRVLLATPPRLEVEAHDR
- a CDS encoding proton-conducting transporter membrane subunit, producing MSGLAWLTLAPILTPLGFGLGLLWPWSRPVRVGLSLAGVFLTLAFSLGLLAATADGTVLVGALGGWPAPFGIVMTADRLAAWVSVLGAVSAVLAVWQAAADPDPVREKHHLLALMQFLFAGVQMSFLTGDLFNLFVAFEVMLVASYALAVLGSTREQLREGFRYIVMNLAASALLVVACGLAYGVLGTLNFAHLARRSAELGPNPTVTAVGVLLLVVFAAKGALFPLGFWLPGTYPALPPAVGTFFAAVLTKVGVYALLRVFTTVFSQEAAVTNTLLLLLGTVTMLYGALGAASQREWRRILSFLVVSSVGYLAFGLGVGTEEALRASVGYFAVSVLVTTALFSIAGVAERASGSRLVRVRGMLDFLPLLAGCFLLCALTVAGLPPSGGFVAKYALVRAGLAQGSPLALVAVFSALLSSLITLYAMLNVWRGFFWGQHPNWLPVYRVPRALHAAAYAACALVAGLSLFAGPLFARADATAAELRDNARYIRGVLGDGPVVIPPAPTGEEDGP
- a CDS encoding circularly permuted type 2 ATP-grasp protein, whose product is MKYEPGSRFFDEMVTPGGTVRPHYQGIREYLAAQGVEEFGRRHRLLDLAFRNQGITFTVYGDAQGTERTFPFDPVPRVIPASEWAHLEAGLTQRVRALNAFLGDIYSQAQILGDGVIPSELVYTSAHFRREVHGIKVPLGLYTHIVGTDLIRDEHGEYLVLEDNLRSPSGVSYLLANRQAMTRIYPGMFRGQGVRPVGHYATALLHLLQSLSPRENGTVVVLTPGMYNSAYFEHAYLAQQMGVELVEGRDLFVDAGRVWMRTTGGRRQVDVIYRRVDDDFLDPLTFRPDSALGVAGLVEVYRQGRVAVANAIGTGVADDKAVYAYVPEMIRYYLNEAPLLGNVPTYLGWNPDHLEYMLAHADELVFKGVGEAGGYGMLLGPYATREEVEAYLVKVRAAPREFIAQPVVGLSRHPTFYPDSGEFEPAHVDLRPYILCGQEVTIVPGGLTRVALRRGSLVVNSSQGGGSKDTWVLDHDGRATPQGMSQLMHGSAPMNVQAQSQYQGGFEPGTSTQSQFQSSGAQTQGQSQSQSGGGTQTQSQTQGAPSVGTPPPPDAPGQHSFQQELEKDELDTTQGEDR
- a CDS encoding monovalent cation/H+ antiporter complex subunit F, which encodes MIVDLALGIVTLSVLLVTYRVLRGPSWGDRIMAFDFLSVNLVVLFTLIAVKTRLLVTLDAAIVLSLLGFLSTVALTRYLLVGRVMR
- the mnhG gene encoding monovalent cation/H(+) antiporter subunit G, coding for MADFHPWRDIPILIGAFFVLTAAVGVVRFPDLYARLHASSKLVTLGSAGIFLGVAFELADSAAFTRLAAVLLFQFLTTPLTAYLIAQAAYLRGLTPQLGGGPDEWGALGQADRVAQADREAQRSLRAEEA
- a CDS encoding TerC/Alx family metal homeostasis membrane protein; protein product: MTLWLGKPAWMWGVFLTLVTALLAFDLGVLGRKRAKGGSQEIGVAESLRLSVFYIAIALAFGGWVWLSLGAESGLAYFTGFAVEKALALDNVFVISVIFAALAVPRHLQHRVLFWGILGVIVLRGVMIGLGAALVSNFDWIMWVFGAFLLLTGVRLLFVKGGHEAPNLERHPVVRMLRRVMPISPKLDGEKFVTRLPDAAGRVRLHATPLLLALLLVEAADLVFAVDSIPAIFAITQDPFIVYTSNIFAILGLRALYFALDALIHRFQALKPALALVLVFIGGKIFYNQFFGKLDPAISLGVTLAILAGGVLVSLWKTRGERARPAA